The Mangrovibacillus cuniculi sequence ACGGATCACCTAGAGGAAAGCATACTCCAGTTGTCAATAAAACAACAGAATGGGAAGAAGGTCAACGTTATTATAGTGCCTTTAACTATGAAAATAAAACGTTGCACCAAGATATCCCAAGGCAGGATACTTTCGCTCATCCTACGCATGATGATCCAAAACAGAATGAGGAACCGCCTTATACGGAAAATAAATAAGATTCACGATTGGATAGAAAAACAGGTGTAATTTTAAAAAAACACCTGTTTTTTGTGTGATTATTTACCTACTTTTTTCAAAATAAAATAAGCACAACCAAAATTACAGTATTCTAATAAATACTCCTGAATTGTACTGTA is a genomic window containing:
- a CDS encoding cytosolic protein, translating into MSKNNQDKEDIPYTDFSNVETGRNFILPETLPEGPYGSPRGKHTPVVNKTTEWEEGQRYYSAFNYENKTLHQDIPRQDTFAHPTHDDPKQNEEPPYTENK